From a region of the Takifugu flavidus isolate HTHZ2018 chromosome 20, ASM371156v2, whole genome shotgun sequence genome:
- the cwc27 gene encoding spliceosome-associated protein CWC27 homolog: protein MSNIYIQEPPTNGKVLLKTTAGDIDIELWSKEAPKACRNFVQLCMEGYYNGTIFHRVVQDFIIQGGDPTGTGTGGESIYGRPFRDEFHTRLRFIRRGLVAMANAGPHDNGSQFFFTLGRADELNNKHTIFGKVTGDTVYNLLRLAEVQCDGDERPLKPHKLRTAEVLHSPFDDIIPRDLKKPKKDKEEDKKSQSKATKNFSLLSFGEEAEEDEEMTNQVSETLKGKSKSSHDLLKDDPRLSSVPAVKKKGKKSGDTAEGDDDSDGDIEEGDADEEYDSESREKMRDLISKKLQKEKTEKSTERGEEEREKKISRSDELRKEVRQLKKELQAIKQRKEESSKPAEDPVKEEKKPSSEAVAEYLEGRKQYDGLRKQKQKGSNREQQTLALLNSFKTKLTSAIADAPEEAVEDDDEEDDDKGWMGHVLQFDEQSRKVKDANMHDEDTFEIYDPRNPVNKRRREESKKILKEKKAKR from the exons ATGAGCAATATATATATCCAAGAGCCGCCAACAAATGGAAAG GTCCTTTTAAAGACAACAGCAGGTGATATTGATATTGAGTTGTGGTCCAAGGAGGCTCCTAAAGCATGCAGGAATTTTGTGCAACTGTGCATGGAAG GTTACTATAATGGCACAATATTTCACCGAGTGGTGCAAGATTTCATCATTCAGGGAGGAGAtccaacaggaacaggaacaggaggagagtCCATCTATGGGCGGCCATTCAGG GATGAATTTCACACCAGATTGCGTTTCATTAGAAGGGgtttggttgccatggcaaatGCTGGTCCACATGACAATGGGAGTCAGTTTTTCTTCACCCTGGGACGTGCAGATGAGCTCAACAATAAACACACCATATTTGGAAAG GTCACAGGCGACACAGTTTACAATCTACTTAGATTAGCAGAAGTCCAATGTGACGGTGATGAAAGGCCCCTAAAACCTCACAAACTAAGGACCGCTGAG GTGCTTCATTCCCCTTTTGATGACATAATCCCTCGGGATTTAAAGAAACCCAAAAAGGATAAGGAAGAAGATAAGAAATCTCAGTCAAAAGCCACAAA GAACTTCAGTCTTTTATCGTTTGGAGAGGAAgctgaagaggatgaggagatgaCGAATCAAGTCAGTGAG ACACtaaagggaaaaagcaaaagtAGTCACGACCTTCTGAAGGATGATCCCAGACTGTCCTCCGTTCCAGCTGTGAA gaagaaagggaagaaatcagGAGATACAGCTGAG GGAGATGACGACTCTGATGGTGACATTGAAGAGGGCGATGCAGATGAAGAGTATGACTCTGAGAgcagggagaagatgagagacCTCATTAGCAAAAaattacagaaagaaaaaacagagaaatcaaCAGAACGCGGTGAAGAGGAGCGAGAGAAGAAGATCAGCCGCAG CGACGAATTGCGGAAAGAGGTGCGACAGCTGAAGAAAGAACTCCAGGCGATAAAGCAACGGAAGGAAGAAAGTTCAAAACCAGCTGAAGACCCAGTCAAAGAGG AGAAAAAGCCATCCAGCGAGGCCGTGGCGGAGTATCTGGAGGGCCGAAAGCAGTACGACGGTCTccgaaaacaaaaacagaaagggTCAAACAGAGAACAGCAG ACTCTGGCTCTCCTCAACAGTTTCAAGACAAAACTGACTTCAGCCATCGCTGACGCACCGGAGGAAGCTGTGGAGGACGACGACGAAGAAGACGACGACAAAGGATG GATGGGCCACGTTCTGCAGTTTGACGAGCAATCCAGGAAAGTCAAGGACGCCAACATGCATGACGAGGACACCTTCGAGATCTATGACCCGCGCAACCCTGTCAACAAGCGGAGGCGAGAGGAGAGCAAGAAGATCttgaaggagaagaaggccaAGAGGTGA
- the ppwd1 gene encoding peptidylprolyl isomerase domain and WD repeat-containing protein 1, with translation MAAAESVELKRKADNNADGDGDAEEDEWVGPMPSEATKTKKRKVLEFERVYLDNLPSAAMYERSYMHRDVITHIVCTKTDFVITASQDGHLKFWKKNEHEGIEFVKHFRSHLGVIESIAVSSEGALFCSVGDDQAMKVFDVVNFDMINMLKLGFHPGKCEWISNPRDAISTVACSEKSTGKIFVYDGRGNGQPLHIFEKMHAAPLSQIRLNPQFRVIVSADKAGMLEYWTGLPSEFKFPKNVHWEYKTDTDLYEFAKHKTYPTSLAFSPDGKKMATIACDRKVRIFRFLTGKLMRVFDESLTMFTELQQMRQQLPDMEFGRRMAAERELEKVDGIRLVNIIFDETGHFVLYGTMLGIKVINVETNKCVRILGKLENIRVVQLSLFQGVAKTVQVAPTVEMKASDNPALKNVEPDPTIFCTAFKKNRFYMFTKREPEDTKSADSDRDIFNEKPSKEEVMAATQAEGPKRVSDSAIIHTTMGDIHIKLFPVECPKTVENFCVHSRNGYYNNHIFHRVIKGFMIQTGDPTGTGMGGESIWGGEFEDEFQPTLRHDRPYTLSMANAGPASNGSQFFITVVPTPWLDNKHTVFGRCTKGMETVQRISNSKVHPKTDKPYEDINIISITIK, from the exons ATGGCGGCAGCAGAAAGTGTGGAACTTAAGCGAAAAGCAGACAATAACGCCGATGGGGACGGGGATGCAGAAGAGGATGAATGGGTTGGTCCAATGCCGAGCGAAGCCACTAAGACCAAGAAAAGGAAAG tGCTCGAATTTGAACGTGTGTATCTGGACAATCTCCCGTCAGCTGCAATGTATGAACGAAGCTACATGCACAGAGATGTTATTACGCACATAGTATGCACCAA GACAGACTTTGTTATTACAGCCAGCCAAGATGGACATTTAAAGTTTTGGAAGAAAAACGAGCATGAAGGAATAGAGTTTGTGAAACATTTTCGAAGCCATTTGG GTGTAATAGAAAGCATTGCAGTCAGCTCTGAAGGGGCCCTCTTCTGCTCTGTTGGTGATGACCAGGCTATGAAAGTATTTGATGTTGTCAACTTTGACATGATCAACATGTTGAAATTGGG TTTTCATCCAGGCAAGTGTGAGTGGATCTCCAATCCTAGAGATGCCATTTCCACTGTGGCCTGTTCAGAAAAATCCACAGGGAAGATTTTTGTCTATGATGGAAGAGGAAACGGTCAGCCCCTGCACATCTTTGAGAAGATGCACGCCGCCCCATTATCCCAAATTCGCCTGAATCCTCAATTTCGAGTCATCGTCTCTGCTGACAAAGCAGGAATGCTGGAGTACTGGACCGGCCTGCCGAGCGAATTCAAGTTCCCCAAGAACGTCCATTGGGAATACAAAACGGACACAGACTTGTATGAATTCGCCAAACACAAAACCTATCCCACCAGTCTTGCATTTTCCCCTGACGGGAAGAAAATGGCCACCATTGCCTGTGACAGGAAAGTCCGAATCTTCCGCTTCCTTACAGGAAAACTCATGAGAGTTTTCGATGAATCCCTTACA ATGtttacagagctgcagcagatgaggcagcagctgcctgaCATGGAGTTTGGAAGGCGAatggctgcagagagagaactGGAGAAGGTGGATGGTATCCGGCTCGTCAATATCATCTTTGATGAAACTGGTCACTTTGTGCTTTATGGGACCATGCTGGGCATCAAGGTCATCAATGTGGAAACCAACAA ATGTGTGCGGATTCTTGGGAAACTGGAGAACATTCGCGTGGTCCAGTTGAGCCTGTTCCAGGGGGTCGCCAAGACCGTGCAAGTGGCGCCTACAGTAGAAATGAAGGCATCTGACAACCCTGCCTTGAAGAACGTGGAGCCTGACCCGACTATATTCTGCACCGCCTTTAAGAAGAATCGCTTCTACATG TTTACCAAAAGAGAACCCGAGGATACCAAGAGCGCCGATTCAGACAGAGACATCTTTAACGAGAAGCCCTCAAAGGAAGAGGTGATGGCGGCCACGCAGGCCGAGGGCCCTAAGAGGGTGTCAGACAGCGCCATCATCCACACCACCATGGGAGACATACACATCAAACTCTTCCCTGTAGA ATGTCCCAAAACTGTGGAGAACTTCTGTGTGCACAGCAGGAACGGCTACTACAATAACCACATATTCCACAGAGTCATCAAA GGCTTCATGATCCAGACGGGAGACCCCACAGGCACGGGCATGGGTGGGGAGAGCATCTGGGGAGGAGAGTTCGAGGATGAGTTCCAACCAACGCTGAGGCACGACCGCCCCTACACGCTCAGTATGGCCAATGCAGGCCCCGCCTCCAACGGCTCGCAGTTTTTCATCACTGTTGTGCCCACT CCTTGGCTGGACAACAAGCACACCGTGTTTGGAAGATGCACGAAAGGAATGGAAACGGTCCAGAGGATCTCCAACTCCAAAGTCCACCCAAAGACTGACAAACCTTACGAAGACATCAACATCATCAGTATTACCATTAAGTGA
- the trim23 gene encoding E3 ubiquitin-protein ligase TRIM23 isoform X4, with amino-acid sequence MRTRATRPPCTAPCVPLTCVPSAPSSPTPPARWPSTFVCLEEACQSGALMCCVCKEYGKHQGHKHALLETEANQIRASILDMAHCIRTFTDEVSEYSRKLVGIVQQIEGGEQIVEDGVGMAHTEHVPGTAESARSCVRAYFADLHETLCRQEEMALSVVDAHVRERLIWLRQQQEDMTILLSQVSTACLHCEKTLQQDDCRVVLAKQEISCLLETLQKQQHQFTELADHIQLDAGIPVTFTKDNRVHIGPKMEIRVVTLGLDGAGKTTILFKLKQDEFMQPIPTIGFNVETVEYKNLKFTIWDVGGKHKLRPLWKHYYLNTQAVVFVIDSCHRDRLMEAHSELAKLLTEKELRDALLLIFANKQDVPGVVSVEEMTELLSLHKLCCGRSWHIQGCDARSGMGLHEGLDWLSRQLVAAGVLDVA; translated from the exons TCCACCCGCACGCTGGCCAAGCACC TTTGTGTGCCTGGAGGAAGCCTGTCAGTCGGGGGCCCTCATGTGCTGCGTGTGTAAGGAGTACGGCAAACATCAAGGGCATAAG CATGCTCTTCTGGAAACCGAAGCAAACCAGATCCGCGCGTCCATCCTGGACATGGCACACTGCATCCGCACCTTCACAGACGAGGTGTCGGAGTACTCTCGGAAGTTGGTGGGAATCGTTCAGCAGATAGAGGGCGGGGAGCAGATAGTGGAGGACGGCGTCGGCATGGCGCACACAGAACAC GTCCCCGGCACAGCGGAGAGCGCGCGCTCCTGCGTCCGGGCTTACTTCGCAGACCTCCACGAGACGCTGTGTCGGCAGGAGGAGATGGCGCTGAGCGTGGTGGACGCCCACGTCAGGGAGAGGCTGATCtggctgaggcagcagcaggaggacatgACCATCCTGCTGTCTCAGGTGTCCACCGCCTGCCTGCACTGTGAAAAAACCCTTCAACAG GACGACTGCAGAGTTGTGCTGGCCAAGCAGGAGATCAGCTGCTTATTGGAGACgctccagaagcagcagcaccagttcaCGGAGCTGGCCGACCACATTCAGCTGGACGCCGGCATCCCCGTCACCTTCACCAAG GACAACCGGGTCCACATAGGTCCGAAGATGGAGATCCGCGTTGTGACTCTGGGTCTGGATGGAGCCGGAAAAACCACCATCCTCTTCAAGCTCAAACAGGACGAGTTCATGCAGCCGATCCCGACGATCG GCTTTAATGTGGAGACGGTGGAATACAAGAACTTAAAGTTCACCATCTGGGACGTGGGTGGAAAACACAAGCTCAGGCCTCTCTGGAAACACTACTACCTGAACACTCAAG CGGTGGTGTTTGTGATCGACAGCTGTCACCGGGACAGACTCATGGAGGCCCACAGCGAGCTCGCCAAACTACTGACGGAGAAGGAGCTGCGAGACgcgctgctgctcatcttcGCCAACAAACAG GATGTCCCCGGCGTCGTGTCGGTGGAGGAGATGACGGAGCTGCTGAGCCTGCACAAGCTGTGCTGCGGGAGGAGCTGGCACATCCAGGGCTGCGACGCCCGCAGCGGGATGGGACTCCACGAGGGGCTGGACTGGCTCTCAAGGCAGCTGGTGGCAGCAGGGGTCCTGGATGTGGCCTAA